One Streptomyces sp. R28 DNA window includes the following coding sequences:
- a CDS encoding rhamnogalacturonan lyase B N-terminal domain-containing protein: MSGSANRPVRRRTFVLGTAAAAGTAALSGTASAAAFGWSDDGSNYVVDTGANLVFKVSKSNGDLTSLVYRGTEYQGYGGMNSHIESGLGSSTVSIKQSGSTILISVAYGTLRHYYAARSGENNIYLWTNKADTSVSATRYILRVKKGLFLNDEPDSYTYTNSTIEASDVFAKSDGQTRSKHYSKLRVMDYDYIGWKTGSVGLWMVRSNHEKASGGPFYRSLLRHQSADGGGLYEILYYGQNQTEAQRFGLQGPYVIAFTDGGAPSSSLFPGTLTTSWADSLGMSGYVGASGRGKVAGVGISGRNTAYPYTVGIANSSAQYWGSARSSDGFFSIGGVLPGTYTLTVFKGELAVYTGSVTVTAGGTTTLNTIAIPSSNDPSNASAIWRIGDWNGTPSGFKNADLMTYAHPSDVRAASWTGNVVIGNNETASFPCYLWKDVNSGILVYFRLTAAQAGAAHTLRIGVTTAYANGRPQVSVNGAWTSAVPSPPSQPDTRSLTNGSYRGNNHTFTYSVPASAWQTDTGQYNVLKIDVVSGSGLTGYLSAGTAIDAIDLLA, encoded by the coding sequence ATGTCCGGATCCGCCAACAGACCGGTCCGACGCCGCACCTTCGTGCTCGGCACCGCGGCCGCCGCAGGCACAGCCGCGCTGAGCGGCACCGCTTCCGCCGCGGCCTTCGGCTGGAGCGACGACGGCTCGAACTACGTCGTCGACACCGGCGCCAACCTCGTCTTCAAGGTCAGCAAGTCCAACGGCGACCTGACCTCGCTGGTCTACCGCGGCACGGAGTACCAGGGCTACGGCGGCATGAACTCGCACATCGAGTCCGGCCTCGGCTCGTCCACCGTGTCCATCAAGCAGTCGGGTTCGACGATCCTGATCTCCGTGGCGTACGGCACGCTGCGGCACTACTACGCGGCCCGCAGCGGCGAGAACAACATCTACCTGTGGACCAACAAGGCCGACACCTCGGTCTCCGCGACCCGCTACATCCTGCGCGTGAAGAAGGGCCTGTTCCTCAACGACGAGCCCGACTCCTACACGTACACGAACAGCACCATCGAGGCCTCGGACGTCTTCGCGAAATCCGACGGCCAGACCCGCTCGAAGCACTACTCCAAGCTCCGGGTGATGGACTACGACTACATCGGCTGGAAGACCGGCAGCGTCGGGCTGTGGATGGTGCGCAGCAACCACGAGAAGGCGTCCGGCGGCCCGTTCTACCGCTCGCTGCTGCGGCACCAGAGCGCGGACGGCGGTGGGCTGTACGAGATCCTGTACTACGGCCAGAACCAGACCGAGGCCCAGCGCTTCGGCCTCCAGGGCCCGTACGTCATCGCTTTCACGGACGGCGGGGCGCCCTCCTCGTCACTGTTCCCGGGCACGCTCACCACCTCGTGGGCGGACTCGCTCGGCATGTCCGGGTACGTCGGCGCGAGCGGGCGCGGCAAGGTGGCCGGGGTCGGGATATCCGGGCGGAACACGGCGTACCCGTACACCGTCGGGATCGCCAACTCGTCGGCGCAGTACTGGGGTTCGGCACGGTCGTCGGACGGGTTCTTCTCGATCGGGGGTGTGCTGCCGGGGACGTACACCCTCACCGTCTTCAAGGGCGAACTCGCCGTGTACACGGGCTCGGTGACGGTCACGGCCGGTGGCACGACCACCCTCAACACGATCGCGATTCCGTCCTCGAACGACCCGAGCAACGCGAGCGCGATCTGGCGGATCGGCGACTGGAACGGCACGCCGAGCGGCTTCAAGAACGCCGACCTGATGACGTACGCGCACCCCTCGGACGTCCGGGCGGCCTCCTGGACCGGCAACGTGGTGATCGGCAACAACGAGACGGCGTCCTTCCCCTGCTACCTCTGGAAGGACGTCAACAGCGGGATCCTGGTGTACTTCCGGCTGACGGCGGCGCAGGCGGGGGCCGCGCACACGCTGCGCATCGGGGTGACGACGGCGTACGCCAACGGCCGCCCCCAGGTGTCGGTCAACGGCGCCTGGACGTCCGCCGTCCCCTCCCCGCCCAGCCAGCCGGACACCCGGTCGCTGACCAACGGTTCGTACCGCGGCAACAACCACACGTTCACGTACAGCGTGCCGGCGTCCGCCTGGCAGACGGACACCGGCCAGTACAACGTGCTGAAGATCGACGTGGTGAGCGGTTCGGGGCTGACCGGCTATCTCAGCGCGGGCACGGCGATCGACGCGATCGACCTGCTCGCCTGA
- a CDS encoding glycoside hydrolase family 43 protein: protein MSRDPDLPQVPHIPPSPSRRLLLKGAAAAGALTAASALPGVAHAAPPKAAPYVNPLVSQRADPHIHRHTDGFYYFTATAPEYDRIILRRSRTLNGLSTAAESVIWRAHATGDMGAHIWAPELHRIGGKWYIYFASAPAEDVWKIRIWVLENSHPNPFKGTWVEKGQVKTAWETFSLDATTFTHRGTRYLCWAQHEPGMDNNTGLFLSEMANPWTLTGPQVRLSTPEYDWECVGYKVNEGPYALKRNGRIFLTYSASATDYHYCVGMLTADADSELMDPASWSKSPTPVFTSNDTTKQYGPGHNCFTVAEDGRSDVLVYHARQYKEIVGDPLNDPNRHTRVQKLGWNADGTPDFGIPVADTATGTTAGTTAATVKESA, encoded by the coding sequence ATGAGCCGCGACCCCGATCTGCCCCAGGTCCCCCACATACCCCCGTCCCCCAGTCGCAGACTGCTGCTGAAGGGCGCCGCAGCCGCCGGTGCCCTGACCGCAGCCTCTGCCCTTCCCGGCGTCGCCCACGCCGCACCTCCCAAGGCAGCCCCCTACGTGAATCCCCTCGTCTCCCAGCGCGCCGACCCGCACATCCATCGGCACACCGACGGCTTCTACTACTTCACGGCCACCGCCCCCGAGTACGACCGCATCATCCTGCGCCGCTCCCGCACCCTGAACGGCCTGTCCACGGCCGCCGAGTCGGTCATCTGGCGGGCCCACGCCACCGGTGACATGGGCGCGCACATCTGGGCGCCGGAGCTGCATCGCATCGGCGGCAAGTGGTACATCTACTTCGCCTCCGCGCCCGCCGAGGACGTGTGGAAGATCCGCATCTGGGTCCTGGAGAACTCCCACCCCAACCCCTTCAAGGGCACCTGGGTGGAGAAGGGCCAGGTCAAGACGGCCTGGGAGACCTTCTCCCTCGACGCCACCACCTTCACCCACCGTGGCACCCGCTACCTGTGCTGGGCACAGCACGAACCCGGGATGGACAACAACACCGGTCTGTTCCTCTCCGAGATGGCGAACCCGTGGACCCTGACGGGGCCTCAAGTGCGGCTGTCCACACCCGAGTACGACTGGGAGTGCGTCGGCTACAAGGTGAACGAAGGGCCGTACGCCCTCAAGCGCAACGGCCGGATCTTCCTCACCTACTCGGCGTCCGCCACCGACTACCACTACTGCGTCGGCATGCTCACCGCCGACGCCGACAGCGAACTCATGGACCCGGCCAGCTGGTCGAAGTCCCCCACCCCGGTCTTCACCAGCAACGACACCACCAAGCAGTACGGCCCCGGCCACAACTGCTTCACCGTTGCCGAGGACGGCCGCAGCGACGTCCTCGTCTACCACGCCCGCCAGTACAAGGAGATCGTCGGCGACCCACTGAACGACCCCAACCGCCACACCCGCGTCCAGAAGCTCGGCTGGAACGCCGACGGCACCCCGGACTTCGGCATACCCGTGGCCGACACGGCGACGGGCACGACTGCCGGGACGACCGCCGCGACCGTGAAGGAGAGTGCGTGA
- a CDS encoding rhamnogalacturonan acetylesterase — translation MRRFNRAVLAAVTLSTGLSALSAVPAQAYGAQRPLGIGNCTATACHFDVPAGTYDVKVLLGGEAASSTSVTGETRRALLPETAAPAGERVARSFTVNVRTPEGEPTGPTGTPGLDLVLGGSAPALADIKVTPARHARQIFLVGDSTVCDQPGDPYSGWGQQLPQYLRKGVSVANYADSGESTVTYLADSRLWATVQPQIRPGDLVLIQLAHNDKTTDEATYRANLETLVAGVREKGGRPVLVTPIVRRWFNADGTLNNGTALLVNGLGVDHPAVIRSVAAAEDVPLIDLTAKTKALVESLGVEASKALYLYNEKRDNTHTSVHGATVYADLVRDELAALHLVPQGLVRVG, via the coding sequence ATGAGACGTTTCAACCGCGCCGTCCTGGCGGCGGTGACGCTGAGCACCGGCCTGTCCGCCCTGTCGGCCGTACCGGCCCAGGCGTACGGCGCCCAGCGTCCCCTCGGCATCGGGAACTGCACCGCCACCGCCTGCCACTTCGACGTCCCGGCCGGCACGTACGACGTGAAGGTCCTCCTCGGCGGCGAGGCCGCGTCGAGCACGAGCGTCACCGGTGAGACCCGCCGCGCCCTGCTCCCCGAGACGGCCGCCCCGGCCGGCGAGCGCGTCGCCCGCAGCTTCACCGTGAACGTCCGCACGCCCGAGGGTGAGCCGACGGGCCCCACAGGGACTCCCGGCCTGGACCTGGTCCTCGGCGGGTCGGCACCCGCGCTCGCCGACATCAAGGTCACCCCGGCCCGGCACGCCCGCCAGATCTTCCTCGTCGGCGACTCCACGGTCTGCGACCAGCCGGGCGACCCGTACTCCGGCTGGGGCCAGCAGCTGCCGCAGTACCTCCGCAAGGGCGTGTCCGTCGCCAACTACGCCGACTCCGGCGAGAGCACGGTCACCTACCTCGCCGACTCCCGCCTGTGGGCCACCGTCCAGCCGCAGATCCGCCCCGGCGACCTGGTCCTGATCCAGCTCGCCCACAACGACAAGACGACCGACGAGGCGACCTACCGCGCCAACCTCGAAACGCTGGTGGCGGGCGTACGGGAGAAGGGCGGCCGGCCCGTTCTCGTCACCCCGATCGTGCGCCGCTGGTTCAACGCCGACGGCACGCTGAACAACGGCACGGCCCTGCTGGTGAACGGCCTCGGCGTGGACCACCCGGCCGTCATCCGCTCGGTCGCCGCCGCCGAGGATGTCCCCCTGATCGACCTGACGGCGAAGACGAAGGCGCTGGTGGAGTCCCTGGGCGTCGAGGCATCCAAGGCGCTGTACCTCTACAACGAGAAGCGGGACAACACCCACACCTCGGTGCACGGCGCCACGGTGTACGCGGATCTGGTCCGCGACGAACTCGCCGCCCTGCATCTGGTGCCGCAGGGCCTGGTGCGGGTGGGATGA
- a CDS encoding DUF2264 domain-containing protein, giving the protein MHLPPDDRTRSPHTGYTRAHWEAAADALLAATEPYATEDRALYHFPGDRQSWSGRLSDGLEGYARTLLLAAFRRDETALERYADGLAAGVSGVWPRVEDRSQPLVEAASIALALRLTRPLLWDRLDDGVRQRAAAWLGDAVTAEAWPCNWELFPVTVGGFLQEVGHEAEESRKAIDRGLERIEDWYVGGGWYTDGDGRKFDYYNGWAMHLYPVLHAWLAQDERLSELYGGRLSRHLEDYARLFGADGAPMHQGRSLTYRFATTAPLWLGALTGRTPLAPGETRRLASGALKYFLERGAVDEQGLLTLGWHGPDEAVLQGYSGPASPYWASKAFLGLLLPADHEVWTAVEEPAPVERADAVTAVAAPNWLLQSTRSDGLVRLHNHGSEDVRYDPYYTRLAYSTVTEPSSSYDNSVIVGDDPSRSDIVPLGAGEGVGGGWVASRHSVGDGTRVTSVVLARGAVEVRAHLVAGAAPGTPVRITGWAARDGVRAELRPVARLDDDLAGVTDAEPTLFVALARLTAEPEPAPLDESVTVRLDDDGGIHVRWNDGRAVRVRLTDGDGDAGCVRVDTASG; this is encoded by the coding sequence ATGCACCTGCCCCCCGACGACCGCACCCGCAGCCCGCACACCGGCTACACCCGCGCCCACTGGGAGGCGGCCGCCGACGCCCTGCTCGCGGCGACGGAGCCGTACGCCACCGAGGACCGCGCCCTCTACCACTTCCCCGGCGACCGCCAGAGCTGGTCGGGCCGCCTCTCCGACGGCCTGGAGGGCTACGCCCGTACGCTGCTCCTCGCGGCCTTCCGCCGGGACGAGACGGCGTTGGAGCGCTACGCCGACGGACTCGCGGCCGGCGTCTCGGGGGTCTGGCCCCGCGTCGAGGACCGCAGCCAGCCCCTGGTCGAGGCGGCGTCGATCGCCCTCGCGCTGCGGCTGACGCGGCCGCTGCTGTGGGACCGGTTGGACGACGGGGTGCGGCAGCGGGCGGCGGCCTGGCTCGGGGACGCGGTGACGGCCGAGGCCTGGCCCTGCAACTGGGAGTTGTTCCCGGTGACGGTGGGCGGCTTCCTCCAGGAGGTCGGCCACGAGGCCGAGGAGTCGCGCAAGGCGATCGACCGGGGGCTGGAGCGCATCGAGGACTGGTACGTCGGCGGCGGCTGGTACACCGACGGCGACGGCCGCAAGTTCGACTACTACAACGGCTGGGCCATGCACCTGTACCCGGTGCTGCACGCCTGGCTGGCGCAGGACGAGCGGCTGTCGGAGCTGTACGGGGGTCGGCTCTCACGGCATCTGGAGGACTACGCCCGCCTGTTCGGCGCCGACGGCGCCCCCATGCACCAGGGCCGCTCCCTGACCTACCGTTTCGCGACCACGGCCCCGCTGTGGCTCGGCGCCCTGACGGGCCGTACGCCGCTCGCGCCCGGGGAGACGAGGCGGCTGGCCTCCGGCGCGCTGAAGTACTTCCTGGAGCGGGGCGCCGTGGACGAGCAGGGCCTGCTGACCCTCGGCTGGCACGGCCCCGACGAGGCGGTCCTGCAAGGCTATTCGGGCCCGGCGTCCCCGTACTGGGCGAGCAAGGCCTTCCTCGGCCTGCTTCTCCCCGCCGACCACGAGGTGTGGACGGCGGTGGAGGAACCCGCCCCCGTCGAGCGCGCGGACGCGGTCACCGCCGTCGCCGCTCCCAACTGGCTGCTGCAGTCCACGCGTTCCGACGGCCTGGTCCGCCTCCACAACCACGGCAGCGAGGACGTCCGCTACGACCCGTACTACACGCGCCTCGCCTACTCGACGGTGACGGAGCCTTCGTCGTCGTACGACAACAGCGTGATCGTCGGCGACGATCCGAGCCGCAGCGACATCGTGCCGCTGGGTGCGGGGGAGGGCGTGGGCGGCGGCTGGGTGGCCTCGCGGCACTCGGTCGGTGACGGGACGCGGGTGACGAGCGTGGTGCTCGCGCGGGGGGCCGTGGAGGTACGGGCCCATCTGGTGGCGGGTGCGGCGCCGGGGACGCCCGTTCGCATCACCGGCTGGGCCGCGCGGGACGGGGTCCGCGCCGAACTCCGCCCCGTCGCCCGGCTCGACGACGACCTCGCCGGCGTCACCGACGCCGAACCCACCCTCTTCGTCGCCCTCGCCCGGCTCACGGCCGAACCGGAACCCGCGCCGCTCGACGAGTCGGTGACCGTGCGCCTGGATGACGACGGCGGGATTCACGTCCGCTGGAACGACGGCCGTGCCGTCCGCGTGCGGTTGACGGACGGCGACGGTGACGCCGGCTGCGTGCGGGTCGATACGGCTAGCGGCTGA
- a CDS encoding RICIN domain-containing protein, producing MTRRAYAVLLAFCLALAGALATAGPAQAAPQTLTNGTQFTDTSGSPVHAHGGGVIKVGSYYYWFGEHRNADNTFRYVDAYRSTDLKNWEFRNHVLTQSSASELATANIERPKVMYNASTGKFVMWMHKENGTDYSEARAAVAVSDTVDGNYTWQGSFRPLGQHMSRDITVFVDTDGTGYMASAARENYDLQIYRLTSDYTGIAALVADPWHGGHREAPALFKRNGVYFMLTSGATGWNPNQQQYATATSIAGPWTAMTNIGDSTTYGSQTAYVLPVQGTSTTSYLYLGDRWGNSFGGTVNDSRYVWLPLTFPSTTSMSMSWTPEVTIDTATGSISGTSATYNTLIARNSSKCADVTSQSLWQGAQIKQYDCNGGNNQKYWFKSVGSGYYQLLVRNSSLCVQENASTVTQENCNASSTGQQWSVTTTGSYVNIKSRASGECLDVNGASTANAAAIITYTCNGATNQQWTRGT from the coding sequence ATGACGAGACGTGCGTACGCGGTTCTGCTCGCCTTCTGTCTGGCCCTGGCCGGCGCCCTGGCCACCGCCGGCCCCGCCCAGGCGGCACCCCAGACCCTCACCAACGGCACCCAGTTCACCGACACTTCGGGCAGCCCCGTGCACGCGCACGGCGGCGGTGTCATCAAGGTCGGCTCCTACTACTACTGGTTCGGCGAGCACCGCAACGCCGACAACACCTTCCGGTACGTGGACGCCTACCGCTCCACCGACCTGAAGAACTGGGAGTTCAGGAACCACGTCCTGACCCAGTCGAGCGCCTCCGAGCTGGCCACCGCCAACATCGAGCGCCCGAAGGTCATGTACAACGCCTCCACCGGCAAGTTCGTCATGTGGATGCACAAGGAGAACGGCACCGACTACAGCGAGGCCCGCGCCGCCGTCGCCGTCTCCGACACCGTCGACGGCAACTACACCTGGCAGGGCAGCTTCCGCCCGCTCGGCCAGCACATGTCCCGTGACATCACGGTCTTCGTCGACACCGACGGCACCGGGTACATGGCCTCCGCAGCCCGCGAGAACTACGACCTGCAGATCTACCGCCTGACCAGCGACTACACGGGCATCGCCGCCCTCGTCGCCGACCCCTGGCACGGCGGCCACCGCGAGGCCCCGGCCCTGTTCAAGCGGAACGGCGTCTACTTCATGCTGACGTCGGGCGCGACCGGCTGGAACCCCAACCAGCAGCAGTACGCCACGGCCACCAGCATCGCCGGCCCGTGGACCGCCATGACGAACATCGGCGACTCCACGACCTACGGCTCGCAGACCGCGTACGTCCTCCCTGTGCAGGGCACCTCGACCACCTCGTACCTCTACCTGGGCGACCGCTGGGGCAACTCCTTCGGCGGCACCGTCAACGACTCCCGCTACGTTTGGCTGCCGCTGACCTTCCCCTCCACGACCTCGATGTCCATGTCCTGGACGCCGGAGGTCACCATCGACACGGCCACCGGCTCGATCAGCGGGACGAGCGCCACGTACAACACGCTGATCGCCCGGAACTCATCCAAGTGCGCCGACGTGACCAGCCAGTCGCTGTGGCAGGGCGCCCAGATCAAGCAGTACGACTGCAACGGCGGCAACAACCAGAAGTACTGGTTCAAGTCGGTGGGCAGCGGCTACTACCAGCTGCTGGTCAGGAACAGCTCCCTGTGCGTGCAGGAGAACGCGAGCACGGTCACCCAGGAGAACTGCAACGCCTCCTCGACCGGCCAGCAGTGGTCGGTGACCACCACCGGCTCCTATGTGAACATCAAGTCCCGCGCGAGCGGGGAGTGCCTGGACGTGAACGGCGCGTCCACCGCCAACGCCGCCGCGATCATCACGTACACGTGCAACGGCGCGACGAACCAGCAGTGGACGCGCGGGACATGA